From the Lolium rigidum isolate FL_2022 chromosome 2, APGP_CSIRO_Lrig_0.1, whole genome shotgun sequence genome, one window contains:
- the LOC124688741 gene encoding uncharacterized protein LOC124688741 encodes MALRRINPSKRPLLHLPRPFSSSSSSNPPFPPPPPPHSDDPDASHSGEPPQRPSLFSDLRERLRSSPAPPPPRRIPTNPPRPTAQPAVSLDDIRRSLESFRAASRNPGGAPSTPPPFSSGGGGTPSFQDLLRSSGPPAARPPNADGAKPVAFDFTALREGLRKIDPRQQQKQQPKEFLSPTSNGIFAKERAGTEADDPDAAVMLYKTYTYEALGKELQELRPPGAGKDGKEWFSLQELQGRIAKLAAKDKDTRLGGQFDALKQSMRNIEKTDKQRAIRSMGGMFSIANLTGNPIPEYLSQPPQEELLERYFHPDHMSGEEKMKLELQKVRDEFKMSENDCGSARVQIAQLTLKIKHLSSVLHKKDKHSRKGLQDMVQRRKKYLKYLRRTDWDSYCMVLSKLGLRDIPEYKAPDYKKTQPTKAKSKKSKRKRKMKT; translated from the exons atggcgctCCGCCGGATCAACCCGAGCAAGAGGCCCCTCCTCCACCTTCCCCGCCCcttctcctcgtcctcctcctccaacccccccttccctcctcctccaccgccgcactCCGACGACCCCGACGCCTCCCACAGCGGTGAGCCCCCGCAGAGGCCCTCGCTCTTCAGCGACCTCCGCGAGCGCCTGCGGTCGTCCCCGGCGCCGCCCCCACCGCGGCGGATCCCGACCAACCCGCCCCGTCCCACCGCGCAACCCGCCGTGTCGCTCGACGACATCCGGCGCAGCCTCGAGTCCTTCCGCGCCGCGTCCCGGAACCCCGGCGGCGCCCCGTCGACGCCGCCCCCCTTCTCCAGCGGCGGCGGGGGCACCCCGTCGTTCCAGGACCTGCTCAGGAGCAGCGGCCCCCCGGCGGCCCGTCCCCCCAACGCCGACGGCGCCAAGCCGGTCGCCTTCGACTTCACCGCCCTCCGCGAGGGCCTCCGGAAGATCGACCCGCGGCAGCAGCAGAAGCAGCAGCCCAAGGAGTTCCTCTCACCGACCTCAAATGGCATCTTCGCCAAGGAGAGAGCCGGGACAGAGGCGGACGATCCGGACGCTGCCGTCATGCTCTACAAGACCTACACCTACGAAGCCCTCGGGAAGGAGCTCCAGGAGCTGCGGCCGCCGGGCGCGGGGAAGGACGGCAAGGAGTGGTTCTCGCTCCAGGAGCTGCAAGGCCGGATAGCCAAGCTGGCCGCCAAGGACAAGGACACGCGGTTGGGTGGCCAGTTCGATGCTTTGAAGCAGAGCATGAGGAACATCGAGAAAACCGATAAGCAGAGGGCCATCAGAAGCA TGGGTGGAATGTTTTCGATTGCAAACCTTACTGGGAACCCGATACCGGAGTACCTGAGTCAACCACCCCAGGAGGAGTTGCTAGAGAGG TATTTCCATCCCGACCACATGTCAGgcgaagagaagatgaaattggaGCTTCAGAAGGTGAGGGACGAGTTCAAGATGTCCGAGAACGACTGTGGTTCTGCAAGAGTCCAAA TAGCGCAATTAACACTAAAAATCAAGCATCTGTCATCTGTTTTACACAAAAAG GACAAGCATTCTAGGAAGGGTCTTCAGGATATGGTTCAAAGGAGGAAGAAATATCTCAAGTACCTACGGCGAACTGACTGGGACTCGTACTGCATGGTCCTCTCGAAGCTGGGGCTCCGCGACATACCTGAGTACAAAGCGCCTGACTACAAGAAGACCCAGCCTACCAAGGCCAAGTCTAAGAAGAGCAAGAGGAAGAGAAAGATGAAAACGTAG